In the genome of Persephonella sp., one region contains:
- the nth gene encoding endonuclease III: protein MDTATFLKILDILEKEFPKWNAPVVSLMAKRDHRTPFQILVSTIISLRTKDQITAEASERLFKIAKTPEDILKLSEEEIQKAIYPAGFYKNKAKTIKKIARIIVEKYKGKVPDTLEELLKLPGVGRKTANLVLALSFGKPAICVDVHVHRITNRLGFVKTKNPEETEEQLMKKVPMEYWNRINDLLVAFGQTICKPVSPLCSKCPVEKYCEKVGVKKHR from the coding sequence ATGGATACAGCCACATTTTTAAAGATTTTAGATATTCTGGAAAAAGAGTTTCCAAAATGGAACGCTCCGGTCGTTTCATTAATGGCAAAAAGAGATCACAGAACCCCTTTTCAGATACTTGTATCAACAATTATCAGCCTTAGAACAAAGGATCAGATTACAGCAGAAGCTTCAGAAAGGCTTTTTAAAATTGCAAAAACACCTGAAGATATTTTGAAACTTTCAGAAGAGGAAATACAGAAAGCTATATATCCCGCAGGTTTTTATAAAAACAAGGCAAAAACGATAAAAAAAATAGCCCGGATAATCGTTGAAAAATATAAAGGGAAAGTCCCTGACACCCTTGAGGAGCTTTTAAAACTTCCCGGTGTTGGAAGAAAAACGGCTAACCTTGTTCTTGCTCTTTCTTTTGGCAAACCTGCAATCTGTGTTGATGTTCACGTCCACAGGATAACAAACAGGCTTGGTTTTGTTAAGACAAAAAACCCGGAAGAAACAGAAGAACAGCTTATGAAAAAGGTTCCAATGGAATACTGGAATAGAATAAACGACCTACTTGTTGCATTTGGTCAAACTATCTGTAAGCCTGTATCTCCTCTGTGTTCAAAATGTCCTGTTGAAAAATACTGTGAGAAGGTTGGTGTAAAAAAGCACCGTTAA
- the mutS gene encoding DNA mismatch repair protein MutS, translated as MSNENMTPMLAQYHRIKNDYPDALVLYRLGDFYEMFYEDAYTGARDLNIALTKKKVGKDKYIPMCGIPYHSADSYISRLVSKGHKVAICEQLEDASKAKGIVKRDVIRVITPGTYFENEKMRSALASVFPSGSDFGVSYLDLSTGEFFASIMDTDSLISFIGKFQPKEILIPEGKNLEFLKENFRWIFITQLPEDFFDKQSVDELLEFFNTVDQSSFGFSQNDDFAIKSAASILKYARITQKEFLPFISPLKPYKEDIFIRLDYSAQKHLELVNANEGNIPLFRIIDRTLTGMGRRKLKFYLLHPLKDLNLIIKRQEAVEELYKNSAIRGQIRQILKDIFDVERLISKISSGTMSPRDMVALRESLKNIQKLKKLEKHVKSGFLKDAFKEMEDFEWLVEKMEKTLEDNPPVHLKEGGLIKKGVNPDLDELKQIKEKGSQWVRQYQQKQREETGIQSLKVGFNKVMGYYIEITKPNLKFVPPHYRRRQTLSNAERFITDELQRFEEKILSADEKIKTLEYEIFMKLREEVSFISDRIVKTAQKVGEIDALQSLSTIAVEKGWVKPEITDEYSIFIEEGYHPVIAESVSDFVPNDLKMNEKSYFHIITGPNMAGKSTYIRQSAIIVILAQMGSFIPAKKGKIGIVDGIFTRIGSGDILSKGLSTFMVEMLEVANILNNITERSFVILDEVGRGTSTYDGLSIAWAVSEYISKNIRAKTLFATHYHELTKLEEEIRGVKNFHMHIDEEGENIRFLYRVMEGFSNKSYGVHVAKLAGIKEEIIKRAYEILYHLEEEQEKKIDETIINLSQKKEDYLPLFSHIQQEESDQVKQILKEIEELDLADMTPIEAMVFLNNIKNRIKKMI; from the coding sequence ATGTCCAATGAAAATATGACACCTATGTTAGCCCAGTATCACAGAATAAAAAATGATTATCCTGATGCCCTTGTTCTTTACAGGTTAGGAGACTTTTATGAGATGTTTTATGAAGACGCATACACAGGGGCAAGGGATCTGAATATAGCCCTTACAAAAAAGAAGGTGGGAAAGGATAAATATATCCCTATGTGCGGAATTCCTTACCATTCTGCAGACAGCTACATATCAAGGCTTGTTTCCAAAGGACACAAAGTCGCAATATGTGAACAGCTTGAGGATGCATCAAAAGCAAAAGGGATAGTAAAAAGAGATGTTATAAGGGTGATAACCCCCGGAACATACTTTGAGAACGAAAAGATGAGGTCTGCCCTTGCTTCTGTTTTCCCATCAGGGAGTGATTTTGGTGTTTCATATCTTGATCTTTCAACAGGTGAGTTTTTTGCTTCTATTATGGACACAGACAGTCTTATCTCATTTATAGGGAAGTTTCAGCCTAAAGAGATACTCATACCTGAAGGTAAAAATCTTGAATTCCTGAAAGAAAACTTCAGATGGATATTTATCACCCAGCTACCTGAGGATTTTTTTGATAAACAGTCTGTTGATGAGCTTTTAGAATTTTTTAATACAGTTGATCAATCCTCATTCGGTTTTTCACAGAACGATGATTTTGCCATTAAGTCTGCCGCCTCAATATTGAAGTATGCAAGGATAACCCAGAAAGAGTTTTTACCTTTTATATCTCCCCTTAAACCGTATAAGGAAGACATCTTTATAAGACTTGATTACTCAGCACAGAAACATCTTGAGCTTGTTAACGCAAATGAGGGAAATATTCCCCTTTTCAGGATAATAGACAGAACGCTGACAGGAATGGGAAGAAGAAAACTTAAGTTTTACCTCCTTCATCCCCTTAAAGACCTGAACCTTATTATAAAAAGACAGGAAGCCGTTGAGGAGCTTTATAAAAACTCAGCCATTAGAGGTCAGATAAGACAGATACTGAAAGATATATTTGATGTTGAGAGGCTTATATCAAAAATATCGTCCGGCACAATGTCCCCAAGGGATATGGTTGCTTTGAGAGAGTCTTTAAAAAATATCCAGAAACTAAAAAAACTGGAAAAACATGTTAAATCAGGGTTTTTGAAAGATGCCTTTAAAGAGATGGAAGATTTTGAATGGCTTGTTGAAAAAATGGAAAAAACCCTTGAAGACAATCCCCCTGTTCACCTGAAAGAGGGGGGACTAATAAAAAAAGGTGTTAATCCTGATCTTGACGAGTTAAAACAGATAAAAGAAAAAGGAAGTCAGTGGGTAAGACAGTATCAGCAGAAACAGAGAGAAGAAACAGGAATACAAAGCCTTAAGGTAGGTTTTAACAAGGTTATGGGCTACTACATAGAGATAACAAAACCTAATCTTAAGTTTGTTCCTCCACACTACAGAAGAAGACAGACACTTTCAAATGCAGAAAGGTTTATAACAGATGAACTCCAGAGGTTTGAAGAAAAAATACTATCAGCTGATGAAAAGATAAAAACCTTAGAATACGAGATATTTATGAAATTAAGGGAGGAGGTCTCATTTATCTCCGATAGGATTGTAAAAACAGCCCAGAAGGTAGGAGAAATTGATGCTCTCCAGTCCCTTTCAACAATAGCTGTTGAAAAAGGCTGGGTAAAACCTGAGATAACAGATGAGTACTCCATTTTTATAGAGGAGGGATACCACCCTGTAATAGCTGAATCTGTCAGCGATTTTGTTCCAAATGATCTGAAGATGAATGAGAAATCCTACTTCCACATAATAACAGGTCCTAACATGGCAGGAAAAAGCACATACATAAGACAGTCTGCGATAATTGTTATCCTCGCACAGATGGGATCTTTTATACCGGCAAAAAAAGGAAAAATAGGGATCGTTGACGGTATTTTCACAAGGATCGGTTCAGGGGATATTCTGTCAAAAGGTCTATCAACATTTATGGTTGAGATGCTTGAGGTTGCAAACATTCTGAACAACATTACAGAAAGAAGCTTTGTTATCCTTGATGAGGTTGGAAGGGGAACAAGCACTTATGACGGTCTTTCTATAGCATGGGCTGTTTCAGAATACATCAGCAAGAACATAAGGGCAAAAACACTTTTTGCCACACATTACCATGAGCTTACAAAACTTGAAGAGGAGATAAGGGGAGTGAAAAACTTTCATATGCACATAGATGAGGAGGGGGAAAACATAAGATTTCTCTACAGAGTGATGGAAGGTTTTTCAAACAAAAGCTATGGTGTTCATGTTGCAAAGCTTGCAGGGATAAAAGAAGAGATAATAAAAAGGGCTTACGAGATACTTTACCATCTTGAGGAAGAGCAGGAGAAAAAGATTGATGAAACAATAATAAACCTTTCACAGAAAAAAGAGGATTACCTTCCACTTTTCAGCCATATCCAGCAGGAAGAGTCAGATCAGGTTAAACAGATACTGAAAGAGATTGAAGAGCTTGATCTTGCAGACATGACACCTATTGAAGCTATGGTCTTTCTAAATAACATCAAAAACAGAATAAAAAAGATGATTTAA
- a CDS encoding M23 family metallopeptidase yields the protein MQIILFLLVLAGFGLCSEVKILSDNFYPAGLNVVKIKTKNAYIEVKTDHKTLKFPIYDEISFFAIPYWTGKIAVLNVVSEGRVIFRKFIKIKKRKYPVSKITVNERKLTKEIVKRIKNENRILRKKLSQYTQKKFTESSFIKPLKALSISTPFGAKRIINGKKRSVHWGVDFKAPEGTEVYASLSGRVVLARELFYTGKTVVIDHGIGLHTLYAHLSKIAVKEGQNVKGGQVIGKVGSTGRSTGPHLHFGIYLGGVRVDPYLAFRLKL from the coding sequence ATGCAGATAATACTTTTTTTGCTTGTTTTGGCAGGTTTTGGGCTGTGCAGTGAGGTGAAGATACTTTCTGATAACTTTTATCCTGCCGGGTTGAATGTTGTCAAAATAAAAACCAAAAATGCATACATTGAGGTAAAAACAGACCACAAAACTCTCAAGTTTCCTATTTATGATGAAATATCCTTTTTTGCAATTCCCTATTGGACTGGGAAAATAGCCGTTTTGAATGTTGTTTCTGAGGGTAGGGTAATTTTCAGAAAATTTATAAAAATCAAAAAAAGAAAGTATCCTGTATCAAAGATAACAGTAAATGAAAGGAAGTTAACAAAGGAGATTGTAAAAAGAATAAAAAATGAAAACAGAATTTTAAGGAAGAAACTTTCCCAATACACACAAAAAAAATTCACAGAAAGCAGTTTTATAAAACCATTAAAAGCTCTATCCATCTCAACACCATTTGGAGCAAAAAGAATAATAAACGGCAAAAAAAGGTCAGTGCACTGGGGAGTTGATTTTAAAGCACCTGAAGGAACTGAAGTTTATGCCTCCTTATCAGGCAGGGTGGTTCTAGCAAGGGAGCTTTTTTACACTGGAAAAACGGTTGTTATAGATCACGGAATAGGGCTTCACACACTTTATGCCCATTTATCAAAAATAGCTGTAAAAGAGGGGCAGAATGTGAAAGGAGGACAGGTTATAGGAAAAGTTGGTTCTACAGGAAGATCAACCGGACCCCACCTTCATTTTGGGATTTACCTGGGGGGTGTTAGAGTTGATCCTTATTTAGCTTTCAGGCTAAAACTGTAA